In Setaria italica strain Yugu1 chromosome IX, Setaria_italica_v2.0, whole genome shotgun sequence, the genomic stretch GTTGGTGCTCTTTTGTGTTCATCTGCTTCTGTGAAATGGCTTTTGTGATGCTGGTAGCAGATGGAAGGTCTTCATGGTTGGATGTAAACTATTGGACTGACCGAGAGGATCTGTGGTCCTGGTTGGAAGAAGAGCGTAGTTTGCCACATCCTTGTCAAAGCAATCCCAAGGCCTAAGCAAGCTCAGTTGGGGAAAGAGCTTGCCGGATGCACATGGCATGCCAAGTGCTTCACAGGAGTGGAAGAAACAGTGTCATCAGTGACACTCAACTATGTCGTATGTGTTTTTATCCAGTCAGCTGCAATGTGTACTCTTGTAGTATGTTTATGGAGAGACACGTATCACAATACTGCAATTAGACTTTACATTGTCTTTGTTTAATATATGCAGTTTCGACTGCAATGTTATTCGGAATCGGAAACATCCCTTGCCTAaaccttaaaaaaaaaagcaggtgTAAGTTGTAACCCCATCCAGCCTACAGAAGCCACAGGATGGGTACTTTAACCCGAACCGATGGTTTTGATGGATATTTTTGACAAGATACTGTTGGGACCGACGGTTTTGATGGATGTTTTTGACAACAAGTTGGGAACTCAACTTGCCGAAAGGGATGCAACTGCTTCCGTCTTGACACAGAATTTGGGAGTGAGCATATTCAACTGGTGGTGAAACATACTCTTCGTAACTATACATTTTCAACATTAAAATTTGAACTTCCGAATTGAACTTTAAAACAGCCCACTCAAGAGACTGGAATGTTTTCAACTAAAAGTTCGTACTTCCCATTCAGTTATTCTAACATCCACCAGTCAACCAAATGAAACATGTCCAACTAGCAAAACTCCAAATTCAAACGCATCCAACTTTAGAAATTTCATATAGAGACTTAAAGCATTGAACCTATTTataccaaataaaaaaaaacaaaagggaaTCGCCCCAGCAAATGCCACTAAAAGTTTGTGCGAATGATTGTGTTGTTATATTCCATTGAAGTTAGCATATGACAAGGCATATCCTCAAAGTTTGCATAGCACAACATATTTCTCAAGCTAAGGGTTTATACATGCTACAAAACAGCTCTGTGCTATGCAAGAACAATTAATTTGAGCCGCCGATCAGAAAAAGGGAGAACATCTATTTCTAGCTGACAAACTGAACAGTGCAAGCGCAATGAAGCCACGTTTCAATCCAATTCCATCGCATTATCCTGAATGCTGCTTCTGCATGACCAAATCTTTATTGTACGATCATGCGCCACAGTCACGATTTGCTGTCCATCTGCATAAACCACACATGCATGAtcaattagaagttgaacatgTTGACAACAGAGACAACGCAACACGCAGATCATTAACCTACAAATGTCACCTAACATACAGAGTAAACAGTGCACATTTCCTGAGAACAAAAGTCCAGCTTTAGGGGCATATTTCCCCGAAAAGAACTACAGAAGAACAGACATCAAAAGAACAAAGCAGGGCACAATAAAGATGTAAATGATTACTTAAGATCCTAATGTACAATTCCAATAAAATTTAAATGGTGGTGCTTCTCACAGCTCAACTAATCATAAAAGACAAAATATCCTAGTTAAACACTActccttccattccaaattgtaggtcgttttggcatttctaaattcatagcttttgctatgcatctagatatattatgtctagatacatagtaacaattatatatctagaaaaggcaaaacaacctataatttgaattGGAGGGAGTACAAAATAGCATAACTGCTCAAATTACCACTCctaggttaagaaactcgaatgtTAATCTAAGGAAGGATCTAAAAGTGCACTGCACTTGTTATTGTTTCCCTCCCCACAATTGAATAGTCAAACTAGTTATTTTCCCCCTCCCCACAATTGAATAGCCAAACTTCATTTTCACCAGATTGAATTGGTCACTTCTAGAAAGGATTCTGAACAAATACTATTTACTCAACAAGGATAGAGAAAAGCATAAGCTAATATCTTACCTCCACTAATATCCAAACTAGTAACCTTCGACTCATGGCCCACCAAACTTTTGATTGGTTTGTAATCCCGAGCTGACCACAGCTGAAAATATGGAATATATGAGAGATCAATTGGGTAGTAATGGAAGAAAAACAATAAAGTTAAATAAGTGACATGTCAAACTTACAGCTGCTTTGGTGTCATACGAAGAAGTTGCTAAATAATACCCTTCTTGGGGTTCAAACTTCACCTGTGAAACAAGACTCTTATGAGCTGGTATAGAATATAACATTTCCTTTTTCCTCAAATCCCATATTCGGCAGAAATTGTCTTCACTTCCAGTTGCTACTAGATAACCATTAGGAGAGAAGCTGATTCCTAGGACctgaaatagaaataaaattaGTTTACATAACAAGAGAGACATTCCCTTAATGATTACAATTGCACAAGAAAATATGTATTATCTCATAGGAAATACTGGAAATGTACTTCTAAAGTTCCATGCTAAAACAAAACATGAACTTACAGGTTTCACATGCCCCTTAAGGGTGAAGAACAATCTTCCCGATCTCAGATCCCACACTCGAGCATATGCATCAAGACTGCAAGATGCCACCAAAGAACCATCTGGGTGAAAGCTAACTCCATAAACACTTCTGCTGTGCCCCTCTTGAAGGAGCAGTTCCTTTCCAGTATTGATGTCCCACAATCTCCAAGTCTTGTCAAAGCTAGCTGTACCAAGGTACTTTCCAGATGGGTGAAAAGCAACGCGAGCAAGACGATCAAGGTGACCATCAAAGGACATTAGAAGTGATCCATCCGGTTTCCATAATTTTGCAGTTTTATCAGCTGAAGCTGTTGCTAAGCAGTCATCAGCTGGAGAAAAGGCAACATCAGTTGCTCGTTCTGTATGACCTTTCAGGGTTGCAACTTTAGTTATTTGTGGCATGCTCCATATTTTGATTAATCCACTCCAGGAACTACAGAATGCGGATAAGCAAAGGGTTATTTCCTGAAAAAGAAGCAAGAGTACAAGAACATAATCTTCCGTATTAAGGTTCAAAACAAAGGTAAAGATATGGTAACCAATGTGAGGATAAATAAACAACCAATCGCACATGACATCAGCAACGAAAAAACACCAGCACAGTGAGCCTTTTTAACTGTTAATAAACTTATTTATGGTGCATGTGAACTGCTAACTAATTGTGATAAAAAAACTCAAGTAAATATCACTATATCCTCACTGCTATTATTCAGATAATGCTTAGGTATTCAGCTTTGTGCTATACCAATGGTGGGCTGGACAGGGCAGGATACTGCAAATTGGATCCAGCCCTGTTTCAACCCACATGAAACAGGACTACCTATTTGGATATTCTGCATCAAGTTGAGAGAGAAAAAATCTGGTCCTGGATCCTTAACAGCTCAGTGACTTCAAACATTAAAATACTTGATTATTAATTCCAAAAGTGAGTTTTCGAATGGTATGTCTGAACTTATTTAGTTACAGTTGGTTCGCGATGAAACAGTCATCATAAGTGTGTTCAAGATTAACTGCACAAGTGCAATTCCATGTAAAAGTACAAGACTGAAGAAACATGGATATCTAACAAAAAGTGCAGCAGATTATTTTCCATCATTGCCCAACAGAAACTTAAATTTTTCTCAACTGGTTTGAGTCAAAATCCAATAATTGCAACAATTATCAAGAGCACATCCAGAGACCACAGTTAACTACTAAAGTAAAGTAAGATCGATACCCAGCAGTTTTGTGCATCCCCCCCTATGAGGCTCAGACTACAAGAACAAAACCAAATGTAAATTGTATGATTAAGAGGAATTACCTGGTGGCAAGCAGTGATGCATCCCGGGAGAAGGAGCAGCCGGTGAGCGGGCGATCATCTCCAATCTCGCTGCACTCGAGCACAAACTCCCCAGCCTGCTTCACGACAAGgtcggcctccgcctccggatCCTCATCGGGATCCTCGTGGCGGCGCTTGGCCCTCTCGATCCTGGCCTTGGCGCGGGGCAGCGAGTACTGCGCGATGTCGACGCGCGCATTGAGCAGCTCCTGTGTGCCCTCGGTGAAGAAGGGGTACTGgatctgctcctcctcctcttcctcctcgccggcgcgcgcggcctgGTCGTCCTCCTGCGCCCGGAGGAGGCGGTCGACCTGGCCATCGGCCTCGAGCCGCACCATGAGTGCGCGAAGGCGGTCGCGGCGTTCCATCTCGCGCTCGCCGAAGAGCGTGATGGGCtcgccgaggcggcggaggcgggcccGCACGGCGGAGTCGTTGGTGGGCACGGCCATGGCGTACGCGCGGCGCCGCTGGAGGAGCTCCTGCACGGCGCGCTCGTGGCGCTCCCGCGCGGCGCGGTGGTCGTCAGAGACCTCGTACTCTGCCTCGTCGTCGCCcccagcggcggaggcggaggtggaggccatggaggaggcggcggcggggatgggcGCGCGGGGCGGAGGGACGGGGATGGGGGCGATGGGCGGGTGGACCGGGACGGGGAGCGGAGCCATGGGAGGGGTGGGGGCCGGGGGCTGCGGCCTGGGGTTCTCCATGGGAGAGAGCTCCCGCGAGGAGgggtttagggttagggttttgaGGTGGGAAGCAgtgcggtggcggcgatggAG encodes the following:
- the LOC101782686 gene encoding U4/U6 small nuclear ribonucleoprotein PRP4-like protein, which gives rise to MENPRPQPPAPTPPMAPLPVPVHPPIAPIPVPPPRAPIPAAASSMASTSASAAGGDDEAEYEVSDDHRAARERHERAVQELLQRRRAYAMAVPTNDSAVRARLRRLGEPITLFGEREMERRDRLRALMVRLEADGQVDRLLRAQEDDQAARAGEEEEEEEQIQYPFFTEGTQELLNARVDIAQYSLPRAKARIERAKRRHEDPDEDPEAEADLVVKQAGEFVLECSEIGDDRPLTGCSFSRDASLLATSSWSGLIKIWSMPQITKVATLKGHTERATDVAFSPADDCLATASADKTAKLWKPDGSLLMSFDGHLDRLARVAFHPSGKYLGTASFDKTWRLWDINTGKELLLQEGHSRSVYGVSFHPDGSLVASCSLDAYARVWDLRSGRLFFTLKGHVKPVLGISFSPNGYLVATGSEDNFCRIWDLRKKEMLYSIPAHKSLVSQVKFEPQEGYYLATSSYDTKAALWSARDYKPIKSLVGHESKVTSLDISGDGQQIVTVAHDRTIKIWSCRSSIQDNAMELD